In one window of Rhodospirillaceae bacterium DNA:
- a CDS encoding DUF3604 domain-containing protein gives MPHHTYRQDLMGSASVEPSGSFEAGTWHSFTVTYTCGKFGIDDRGNIKMCFRGHADQTKLQFDDPKAPGYTTVEASTGIPIELAFEHRRNTRPWNYSLLIRCNRYLTEGDTLTICIGDPSQGSPGIRLQTMVEPTFEFQIIADPFACYDFIPLLPENQATINVVSGPAVSWKAILPTLRRAGEPFRLCLKSEDVWGNPSDQGTETVKLEAVGPLKGLPETIAISKGEFTVIIDDLVVEEETDVYVNILSQDGSLLTRSNPLRSKANTSVSHYWSDLHGQSEESIGTNSCREYFEFGRDKAFLDICAHQANDFQISDEFWAEINSLTKEFNDPGTFVTLPGYEWSGNTSLGGDHNVWYRDEGRPIYRSCRALVYDTTHPENDAHSANDLFVKLKDEDALVTAHIGGRYADVKYAHNAKIEPSVEIHSAWGSFEWIVHDAFDANYRVGIVASSDGHKGRPGASYPGDASFGSYGGLTCHLLETFDRDGLFEGFRRRHHYATTGARMYLSAGAEFDSEATVFLRNPELGDVESEPTTSAIMGDIVQTNEDEVTYTIDVVGSAPLERIDLRDGHDTFETIRAYDEASLGNRIRIVCEGANYRGRGRNVNWDCTATFDTAKVKRVKGYNFWNAEKQAGQTSDNIVQWQCVTTGGYSAVDIWLEDGAAGTLKINSNIVDAEIPLADIGLEDITYDCGGLFKALRVFRLPDENTTYDMKLQRKVKLREDGDTRLYCRVTQEDGHQGWSSPIYLFKK, from the coding sequence ATGCCGCATCATACTTACCGCCAAGACCTCATGGGGTCCGCCAGTGTTGAACCTTCAGGCAGTTTTGAGGCGGGCACTTGGCATTCCTTCACAGTGACCTATACCTGCGGCAAGTTCGGCATTGATGATCGCGGTAACATAAAAATGTGTTTCCGCGGCCATGCGGATCAAACCAAGCTGCAGTTCGATGATCCCAAGGCACCAGGTTACACCACCGTTGAAGCTTCGACAGGCATTCCGATAGAGCTTGCTTTTGAGCACCGGCGAAACACCCGTCCCTGGAACTACTCACTCTTAATTCGCTGCAATCGCTATTTGACCGAAGGCGACACGTTGACAATTTGCATCGGTGATCCGAGCCAAGGCTCCCCCGGCATTCGTCTCCAGACCATGGTCGAGCCGACCTTTGAATTCCAAATCATTGCCGACCCGTTTGCGTGTTATGATTTTATTCCACTGCTTCCAGAAAATCAGGCGACGATCAATGTCGTCTCTGGGCCGGCCGTGAGTTGGAAAGCAATTTTACCCACCCTTCGCAGAGCAGGTGAGCCTTTTCGGCTTTGCCTCAAATCTGAAGACGTTTGGGGTAACCCAAGCGATCAGGGAACTGAAACAGTAAAATTAGAAGCCGTTGGGCCTTTGAAAGGCCTGCCTGAAACCATTGCAATTTCCAAAGGCGAATTCACGGTCATCATCGATGATCTTGTGGTCGAGGAAGAAACAGACGTTTATGTGAATATTCTCAGCCAAGACGGCTCTCTCCTCACTCGATCCAACCCGTTGCGGTCGAAAGCAAACACCTCCGTCAGCCATTACTGGTCCGATCTGCATGGTCAGTCCGAAGAATCCATCGGCACCAACTCTTGTCGTGAATATTTTGAATTTGGCCGTGACAAAGCGTTCTTGGATATCTGCGCCCATCAAGCCAATGATTTTCAAATCTCAGATGAATTTTGGGCGGAGATAAACTCACTTACCAAAGAATTTAATGATCCGGGAACGTTCGTAACCCTGCCTGGATATGAATGGTCGGGAAACACCAGCCTCGGCGGGGATCATAACGTTTGGTACCGGGACGAAGGACGCCCCATCTATCGGTCCTGCCGCGCGCTTGTCTACGATACGACACACCCCGAAAATGATGCCCATAGTGCCAATGATCTATTTGTGAAGCTGAAGGACGAAGACGCCCTAGTTACCGCCCACATCGGCGGGCGGTATGCGGATGTTAAGTACGCGCACAATGCCAAGATCGAACCATCGGTAGAAATTCATTCTGCCTGGGGGTCGTTCGAATGGATCGTTCATGACGCCTTCGATGCCAATTACCGTGTCGGCATTGTTGCCTCCAGCGATGGCCACAAAGGGCGACCCGGGGCGAGCTACCCAGGCGACGCGTCCTTCGGATCCTACGGCGGTCTCACCTGCCACCTATTAGAGACCTTTGATCGGGATGGATTATTCGAAGGATTTCGGCGGCGCCATCACTACGCGACGACGGGTGCGCGAATGTATCTGAGCGCGGGCGCGGAGTTTGACAGTGAGGCTACAGTCTTCCTGCGTAATCCCGAACTTGGCGACGTTGAAAGCGAGCCCACGACATCGGCAATCATGGGTGACATTGTTCAAACCAATGAGGACGAGGTTACTTACACCATTGATGTGGTTGGCTCTGCCCCGCTTGAGCGGATCGACCTCAGAGATGGCCACGATACCTTCGAGACCATTCGCGCCTATGATGAAGCATCCTTAGGGAACCGCATTCGTATTGTTTGCGAAGGTGCCAACTACCGCGGACGCGGACGCAACGTAAATTGGGATTGCACCGCGACTTTCGACACCGCAAAAGTTAAGCGCGTCAAAGGATATAATTTCTGGAATGCCGAAAAACAAGCCGGTCAAACATCTGATAACATCGTTCAATGGCAATGCGTCACCACGGGTGGATACTCTGCCGTCGACATTTGGCTTGAGGACGGTGCTGCGGGCACGCTTAAAATTAACAGTAATATTGTCGATGCAGAAATCCCGCTCGCGGACATCGGTCTAGAAGATATTACCTATGATTGCGGCGGTCTGTTTAAGGCGCTTCGTGTCTTCCGACTGCCGGATGAAAACACCACGTATGATATGAAACTTCAGCGAAAGGTGAAACTACGCGAAGACGGTGATACCCGCCTGTATTGCCGCGTCACCCAAGAAGACGGCCACCAAGGTTGGAGCAGTCCGATCTACCTGTTTAAAAAATAG
- a CDS encoding Tricarboxylate transporter family protein has product MEMIVAGLLDSISPTSLMFVFLGVAIGVLIGAIPGINGPMAIALFIPVTYYMSALTAIGFLIGLNKGAFFGGAVSAVLLRTPGTPEAAATAWDGYPLTQQGKGEKALRMALYSSVAGDFISTGVLIVIAAPLAAVALFMGPAEIFALISLALTVIAGIGTSSICRGLMAASLGLAIGMIGTEPVTALPRLTFDIYQLGAGVKLIPVAIGLLAFSEILIQLERIVLKGVSEHAPNVFSSKKEDRFLSWKEFIGNYKTLLRGTSIGIGVGAMPGLGAPVASFMSYDQAMKRSPHRDEFGKGRLEGIGASESANSAVVAASLIPLFVLGIPGNLAVAMLMGAFMIHGMQPGPLMFQENAQLMYGVYGSLVIASFFLFIIGRFGLRFFCKAVEIPASILYPVIIFTCIMGSYLGQSSMFDVMVMLIFGVIGYFMRKFDFSYVAFLIGFILAPEWERALQQVVIISQLDTYMFFRRPVAIVLMALTLFVIGRTFWTGVKAKV; this is encoded by the coding sequence ATGGAAATGATCGTCGCGGGATTGCTGGATTCCATTTCGCCAACCAGTCTGATGTTCGTATTTCTCGGCGTCGCCATCGGCGTTTTGATCGGCGCGATCCCCGGCATCAATGGTCCAATGGCCATCGCGCTTTTTATACCGGTCACTTATTACATGTCAGCTCTGACCGCGATCGGATTTCTAATTGGCCTGAACAAAGGGGCTTTTTTTGGCGGCGCGGTTTCGGCAGTGCTATTGCGAACACCGGGAACGCCCGAGGCGGCGGCAACGGCGTGGGACGGCTATCCGCTGACCCAGCAGGGCAAGGGCGAAAAAGCGCTCAGGATGGCGCTATACAGTTCTGTTGCCGGCGATTTCATTTCGACAGGTGTTCTAATCGTCATCGCCGCCCCTCTCGCCGCGGTGGCGCTGTTCATGGGGCCGGCAGAGATATTTGCGCTGATCTCTCTGGCGTTAACAGTGATCGCAGGTATCGGTACCAGTTCGATTTGCCGAGGCCTGATGGCCGCAAGTTTAGGCTTGGCTATTGGCATGATCGGTACCGAGCCCGTCACAGCATTACCCAGGCTAACCTTCGACATCTATCAGCTAGGTGCCGGTGTGAAGTTAATTCCCGTGGCAATCGGCCTGCTCGCATTTTCAGAGATATTGATCCAGCTTGAAAGAATCGTTCTCAAAGGCGTCAGTGAGCACGCACCGAATGTGTTCTCGAGTAAGAAAGAAGACCGCTTCCTTTCGTGGAAGGAGTTCATTGGCAATTACAAAACACTCCTACGGGGGACCTCCATCGGCATCGGCGTCGGTGCTATGCCGGGTCTTGGCGCGCCGGTCGCGTCGTTTATGTCTTATGACCAAGCGATGAAGCGCTCACCCCACCGCGATGAATTTGGCAAGGGCCGACTTGAGGGAATTGGGGCATCTGAGTCCGCTAATAGCGCGGTCGTCGCAGCCAGTCTAATTCCCCTGTTTGTCTTGGGGATACCCGGCAACCTAGCCGTTGCCATGCTGATGGGTGCGTTCATGATTCACGGGATGCAGCCCGGGCCGTTGATGTTTCAGGAAAATGCCCAGCTCATGTACGGTGTGTACGGCAGCCTCGTCATCGCCAGTTTTTTCCTTTTCATCATCGGTCGGTTCGGGCTGAGATTCTTTTGCAAGGCCGTCGAAATTCCGGCGTCGATCCTTTACCCCGTTATCATTTTTACCTGCATCATGGGATCCTACCTGGGTCAATCATCGATGTTCGATGTTATGGTCATGCTAATATTTGGCGTCATCGGCTACTTCATGCGTAAATTCGATTTTTCGTATGTTGCCTTCCTAATTGGTTTTATCCTTGCCCCCGAATGGGAGCGCGCCCTACAGCAGGTGGTGATAATTTCACAGCTCGACACCTACATGTTCTTCCGTCGCCCTGTTGCAATAGTGCTAATGGCACTGACATTATTCGTTATTGGAAGGACATTCTGGACCGGTGTGAAAGCAAAAGTATAG
- a CDS encoding UbiD family decarboxylase — MSNTTNYKDLHAHIDELERKNLLIRVEREIDKDTEMHPLVRWQFVGGMKEEDRKAFLFTNILDGKGRKYDIPVIVGGIAANRAIYATGMDCDLEDIPKKWSDAIANPIPPKVVDEGACHDIVETGDVLSEEGHGVDVLPIPISTPGFDAAPTLSATNVITKDPESGVQNMGTYRAALKAPDRMVVRMATRVGGAGGYQHYLKHQKNGDTEMPIAVVLGCPPYVAFMGPQKLPIDLDEFNVAGGLAGAPINIVKAKTVDLMVPAEAEIVIEGYIDVTHVEPEGPFGESHGHIALEEYNMPMRVTAVTRRRDAVVPSYISQVAPSESSVIKRVAYEPLFLHHLRDTMSIKGVKKVSLHEPLTGLLRVTVVTMENGVAPTEIWRALNGAAFFKGDCGKICIAVNDDIDVESPDSILWAMAYRSNPIKDMQLVPHRGQGHGPKREHAGEEDSTLLIDATMKSPMPPLALPGREYMERAKVIWEEMQLPHLTPQSPWHGYSLGAWHTVWDEAATRAAAGDYIENGNISLSQQRPGVKPESRFNPDTGEPE, encoded by the coding sequence ATGAGTAACACGACGAATTATAAAGATTTGCATGCGCATATTGATGAGTTGGAGCGTAAGAACCTTTTAATCCGGGTCGAGAGAGAAATCGATAAGGATACGGAAATGCATCCCCTGGTGCGCTGGCAGTTCGTCGGCGGCATGAAGGAAGAGGACCGTAAAGCTTTTTTGTTTACCAATATTCTTGATGGCAAAGGGCGCAAATACGACATTCCGGTCATCGTCGGCGGAATTGCCGCAAACCGTGCAATCTATGCGACCGGCATGGACTGCGACCTAGAAGATATCCCCAAAAAATGGTCCGATGCGATTGCTAATCCGATCCCACCTAAGGTGGTTGATGAAGGCGCCTGCCATGACATCGTTGAAACCGGGGATGTTCTGTCCGAAGAAGGCCACGGCGTTGATGTCCTGCCGATCCCAATTTCGACGCCGGGATTTGATGCAGCCCCGACGCTAAGCGCGACCAATGTCATTACCAAGGACCCTGAGTCCGGGGTGCAGAACATGGGGACATACCGCGCCGCCTTAAAAGCGCCGGATCGCATGGTGGTGCGTATGGCGACCCGAGTTGGCGGCGCCGGCGGGTATCAGCATTATCTTAAACATCAAAAGAATGGCGACACGGAAATGCCGATTGCCGTCGTCCTTGGCTGCCCGCCCTATGTCGCTTTCATGGGGCCGCAAAAGCTCCCCATTGACCTAGATGAATTCAACGTTGCGGGCGGGCTGGCAGGCGCGCCAATCAATATTGTTAAGGCGAAGACTGTGGATTTGATGGTGCCTGCCGAGGCAGAGATCGTTATCGAAGGATATATCGACGTCACCCATGTCGAGCCCGAAGGTCCTTTCGGTGAATCCCATGGCCATATCGCGCTGGAAGAATATAACATGCCAATGCGCGTCACGGCCGTCACCCGCCGTCGTGATGCTGTGGTGCCGTCCTATATTAGCCAAGTCGCTCCCAGCGAATCGAGCGTGATCAAACGGGTTGCTTATGAGCCCTTGTTCCTACATCACCTGCGCGACACCATGAGCATCAAGGGCGTCAAGAAGGTATCGTTGCATGAACCCCTAACGGGTCTTCTGCGGGTCACAGTCGTGACCATGGAAAACGGTGTGGCCCCTACGGAGATTTGGCGTGCCCTCAACGGCGCGGCTTTCTTCAAGGGTGATTGCGGCAAGATCTGTATCGCCGTGAATGACGATATTGATGTTGAAAGTCCTGACTCGATCTTATGGGCGATGGCCTATCGTTCGAACCCCATCAAGGATATGCAGCTTGTGCCGCATCGTGGGCAGGGGCATGGCCCCAAGCGGGAGCACGCGGGTGAGGAAGATTCGACCTTGCTAATAGATGCGACGATGAAATCACCCATGCCGCCGCTGGCTCTGCCGGGACGCGAATACATGGAACGGGCGAAGGTAATCTGGGAAGAAATGCAGTTGCCGCACCTGACCCCACAATCCCCTTGGCACGGGTATTCATTGGGCGCTTGGCACACAGTATGGGACGAGGCCGCCACTCGCGCCGCCGCTGGGGACTATATTGAGAACGGTAACATTAGCCTTAGCCAACAAAGGCCGGGGGTAAAACCTGAATCCCGATTTAACCCTGATACGGGTGAACCGGAATGA
- a CDS encoding tripartite tricarboxylate transporter substrate binding protein, whose amino-acid sequence MKFMNLLKSSGILSLGVVMAIGAAGTASADYPTKPIKLYVGFSAGGGTDTTARGFASYVHEIAGMNGMPMVVVNRPGGSGMQAAKIAAKSKPDGYTLHIINSGTFAAADMASKNAPVNPRKDFTSIGCMTQLVTAMLLQKSNPAKTAADWVKMAKASGKTIRWSTSGAATMHASIGHLFLDTVGIKHQVIPFKGGSKSRNALVAGKVDVGFIGVHLVKGFEKEIHAVGVPISKRDPANKKVPTFGEQNLPALDVAGPMCLWGPKGLPADVTSKLEAAVKGVAAIKGFKKYMKKSGLAAFHVTAANSVKKLDALYATLGPVIKKIKGYQ is encoded by the coding sequence ATGAAATTTATGAATTTACTCAAATCTAGCGGTATCCTATCGCTGGGCGTTGTAATGGCGATAGGTGCTGCAGGCACCGCATCGGCAGACTATCCGACAAAACCGATCAAGCTCTATGTTGGGTTTTCCGCTGGTGGCGGTACCGATACCACCGCGCGTGGTTTTGCGAGTTATGTGCATGAGATCGCCGGCATGAATGGAATGCCCATGGTTGTGGTTAATCGACCTGGTGGTTCGGGAATGCAAGCGGCGAAGATTGCTGCGAAGTCGAAGCCTGATGGCTACACCCTGCACATCATCAATTCGGGCACCTTCGCGGCTGCGGATATGGCGAGTAAGAACGCACCGGTTAATCCCCGTAAAGATTTCACCAGCATCGGGTGCATGACTCAGTTGGTCACGGCAATGTTGCTGCAAAAATCAAACCCTGCAAAGACGGCGGCGGATTGGGTGAAGATGGCCAAGGCGAGTGGTAAGACAATTCGCTGGTCGACATCCGGTGCGGCAACCATGCATGCATCAATTGGACATTTGTTCCTTGATACCGTTGGCATCAAACACCAAGTTATTCCGTTCAAGGGCGGTTCAAAGTCGCGTAATGCACTGGTTGCAGGCAAAGTTGATGTTGGTTTCATTGGCGTGCATCTGGTTAAAGGCTTTGAAAAAGAAATTCATGCAGTCGGGGTGCCTATCTCTAAGCGTGACCCAGCTAATAAGAAGGTACCAACTTTCGGTGAGCAGAACTTGCCAGCGTTGGATGTTGCAGGACCGATGTGTCTCTGGGGACCCAAGGGCTTGCCTGCTGATGTCACGAGTAAGCTTGAAGCCGCTGTCAAAGGCGTCGCTGCTATCAAAGGCTTCAAAAAGTACATGAAAAAATCGGGCCTTGCTGCCTTCCACGTAACGGCCGCGAACAGCGTTAAGAAGCTTGATGCGCTCTATGCCACACTTGGACCGGTCATCAAGAAAATCAAAGGCTATCAATAA
- a CDS encoding tripartite tricarboxylate transporter TctB family protein, with protein sequence MSTLSYRTKIELGVTAVVVVVGLFFAILAWDINPKSHEIGPRAVPMFIAVTMILLGALISFVALRFNSIENGNGSDDDVYVEDDYGFADSNITRVFSVIGCGIVYIILFIGFGYFVATLGSLFLIMFAFGNRNPRTLILVPAIGTVVYQYVFMGLMGLHDPAGELLDVTALTNLISGN encoded by the coding sequence ATGTCGACTCTGAGTTACCGAACTAAGATTGAATTAGGCGTAACGGCGGTTGTTGTCGTGGTCGGCCTGTTTTTTGCAATCCTTGCCTGGGATATTAATCCGAAGTCTCATGAAATTGGTCCCCGGGCCGTTCCGATGTTCATCGCCGTAACGATGATCTTGTTGGGCGCGCTAATTTCCTTTGTCGCACTGAGATTCAATTCGATTGAAAACGGCAATGGGTCAGACGACGATGTGTACGTAGAAGATGACTACGGGTTTGCCGATTCAAACATCACCCGCGTATTCTCCGTGATTGGCTGCGGGATTGTTTATATTATTTTGTTCATTGGGTTTGGCTATTTTGTGGCAACGCTGGGATCTCTTTTCCTCATTATGTTCGCCTTCGGGAACCGCAATCCGCGTACACTTATATTGGTTCCGGCGATTGGTACTGTGGTCTACCAGTATGTGTTCATGGGCTTGATGGGGCTGCATGATCCGGCAGGTGAACTTTTAGATGTAACGGCTCTAACCAATTTGATTTCCGGCAATTGA
- a CDS encoding amidohydrolase, whose amino-acid sequence MIIDTHAHYTPQSMLAALKTQIDRFPSIDLLQEDGKFQLAFCGGSPTRPLSPKLRDTDMRLEWMDDQSIDAQVVGGWLDSFGYELPAEEGESWCRFMNEFQMTGTDNINRLYPLATVPMQDGKRAAKVLEEAMAGGFKGVMIGTQPNGISGNLDDPDLDPFWEAASGLGATVYLHPMFGCGDPRLNDFALMNAVGRGTDTTTAVSRLLFSGHFLKYSGMKFVLSHGGGAIPYMMGRLAKNYEIHPGQYSDPVASFRKLYFDSVLFAPDALNFLCSSCGHDKVILGSDYPFPIGDMTPLKVIDEAGFTDPQRNMIVGETAAKLFGIS is encoded by the coding sequence GTGATTATCGATACCCACGCCCATTACACACCACAGTCCATGCTGGCTGCGCTCAAGACACAGATTGACCGATTTCCTTCCATAGATTTGTTGCAGGAAGACGGCAAGTTTCAACTGGCATTTTGTGGTGGCAGCCCAACCCGACCCTTGTCCCCAAAGCTTCGCGATACCGACATGCGGCTGGAATGGATGGATGATCAATCGATTGATGCTCAGGTCGTCGGCGGTTGGCTCGATAGCTTTGGGTATGAACTACCAGCGGAAGAAGGCGAGTCCTGGTGCCGGTTCATGAATGAATTCCAGATGACGGGCACAGACAACATCAATCGTTTATATCCTCTTGCCACAGTTCCGATGCAAGATGGCAAGCGTGCCGCTAAAGTTTTGGAAGAAGCGATGGCGGGTGGGTTTAAAGGCGTCATGATCGGCACTCAACCGAACGGCATCTCAGGCAATCTGGATGATCCTGATCTCGATCCATTTTGGGAAGCGGCGTCTGGCTTGGGTGCCACGGTTTATCTGCATCCCATGTTTGGCTGTGGTGATCCGCGCCTAAATGATTTTGCGCTGATGAACGCCGTTGGGCGCGGGACTGACACGACGACGGCTGTTTCTAGGCTATTATTTTCCGGACATTTCCTGAAGTATTCGGGAATGAAATTTGTTCTATCGCACGGCGGTGGGGCCATTCCTTATATGATGGGACGGCTGGCAAAAAATTATGAAATCCATCCGGGGCAATATAGTGACCCCGTGGCAAGTTTTCGGAAGCTTTACTTCGACAGTGTTCTCTTTGCACCAGACGCGCTCAATTTTTTATGTTCATCATGTGGGCACGATAAAGTCATTCTGGGATCAGATTACCCGTTCCCGATTGGCGACATGACTCCCTTAAAAGTGATTGATGAAGCAGGCTTCACTGACCCACAAAGAAATATGATTGTTGGCGAAACCGCAGCAAAATTATTCGGTATTTCTTAG
- a CDS encoding tripartite tricarboxylate transporter substrate binding protein, whose amino-acid sequence MRKILSIGLGLMLTGMLAGPTVAADYPSRPITFMTMTQPGAQIDRLTRGLSQRFSKILGQPINVKNITGSHGTVMATSLSRSKADGYSIGVTSLTAYTYALHHAKLTYKMSDFDYLTLVALNSSGFIAKADAPWKTLKEAFAWARKNNNSTMPAMFHGADDRDALMRMAKKEGVKLALVPSKGGPSVIKAVTGGHVKIGYVGAILYKFVEAGKIKLIAAALGNRLPPIPDVPTLKEQGYDEQVEMIVALVAPKGIDKNAKAKLLAAADKLAKDPETKTFITKNLLMRPVKWGEGHADQTVKDLYKTFGEQAKK is encoded by the coding sequence ATGAGAAAAATACTTTCGATTGGGCTTGGTCTGATGCTGACGGGTATGCTCGCAGGGCCCACCGTTGCCGCCGATTATCCAAGCCGTCCTATTACGTTTATGACCATGACGCAGCCTGGCGCGCAGATTGATCGCCTTACCCGCGGTTTGTCACAGCGCTTTAGCAAAATTCTCGGGCAACCGATCAACGTCAAAAACATCACCGGATCTCATGGTACCGTGATGGCAACCTCATTGAGCAGGTCCAAGGCGGACGGATACTCCATCGGCGTCACGTCGTTGACCGCCTACACCTATGCGCTTCACCACGCTAAGCTGACATACAAGATGAGCGATTTCGATTATCTGACCCTGGTGGCACTGAACTCCAGCGGCTTCATCGCCAAGGCCGACGCGCCTTGGAAAACCTTGAAAGAAGCCTTCGCCTGGGCCAGAAAGAACAACAATTCGACGATGCCTGCCATGTTCCACGGTGCCGATGACCGTGACGCGCTTATGCGCATGGCCAAAAAGGAAGGCGTGAAACTTGCGCTGGTTCCGAGTAAGGGCGGACCGTCCGTGATCAAGGCAGTGACCGGTGGCCATGTAAAAATAGGCTATGTTGGTGCCATTCTCTACAAGTTCGTGGAAGCCGGTAAGATCAAACTTATCGCAGCCGCGTTGGGCAACAGGCTTCCGCCGATCCCTGACGTACCGACCTTGAAAGAACAGGGCTATGACGAGCAGGTCGAGATGATCGTCGCTCTGGTTGCGCCGAAGGGCATCGATAAGAATGCCAAGGCAAAACTGCTGGCAGCTGCCGACAAGCTGGCGAAAGACCCCGAAACCAAAACCTTTATCACCAAGAACCTTTTGATGCGCCCGGTGAAGTGGGGTGAAGGTCACGCTGACCAGACGGTAAAGGATCTTTACAAGACCTTCGGCGAACAGGCGAAAAAGTAA
- a CDS encoding taurine dioxygenase, giving the protein MTFQTIEVRPLAGALGAEVGNIDLSAPLSNQMRDEIHQAFLDNLVIVFRDQKLTPEKQVEIAGLFGKPAIYPFLQGLDGAPEVHELLKTAEDEVNFGGNWHSDTAYRECPDMGTLLYAHEVPDVGGDTLFTNMYLAYDALSDGMKEMLKGLTAIYSSEKGYDGKRAEKMKSLDGLKDAVQAEIETFESEHPVVRTHPETGQKALYVSKSHTLRFKDMTVEESTPLIDYLSTFAVLPEFTCRVDWQPQTLVIWDNRCTKHLAVDDYAGQRRRMHRVTVEGVKPL; this is encoded by the coding sequence ATGACATTTCAGACAATCGAAGTCAGGCCTCTCGCCGGGGCATTGGGGGCGGAAGTCGGAAATATTGATTTGTCTGCTCCCCTGAGCAATCAGATGCGCGACGAAATTCATCAGGCGTTTCTGGATAATCTGGTCATTGTCTTTCGCGATCAGAAATTGACGCCGGAAAAGCAGGTTGAGATTGCGGGCCTTTTTGGGAAACCGGCAATTTACCCATTTCTTCAAGGTCTCGACGGCGCACCGGAAGTCCACGAATTGTTGAAGACGGCGGAGGACGAAGTTAACTTCGGCGGCAACTGGCATTCCGATACGGCCTACCGCGAGTGCCCGGATATGGGAACACTGCTTTATGCGCATGAGGTGCCGGACGTCGGTGGCGATACACTTTTTACCAATATGTATCTGGCTTACGATGCGTTATCCGACGGCATGAAGGAAATGCTAAAAGGCCTTACCGCGATCTACAGTTCGGAAAAGGGCTACGACGGTAAGCGAGCTGAGAAAATGAAAAGCCTTGATGGGCTAAAGGATGCCGTTCAGGCAGAGATAGAGACATTTGAATCTGAACACCCTGTTGTGCGTACCCATCCTGAAACCGGGCAAAAGGCGCTCTATGTCAGCAAGTCTCATACCCTGCGATTCAAGGATATGACGGTCGAAGAAAGCACGCCCTTAATCGATTATCTAAGTACCTTCGCCGTGCTTCCTGAGTTTACATGCCGCGTAGATTGGCAGCCCCAAACACTGGTTATATGGGACAACCGTTGTACCAAACATTTGGCTGTCGATGACTATGCAGGCCAGCGCCGCCGCATGCATCGCGTGACAGTCGAAGGTGTCAAACCACTCTAA